The Panulirus ornatus isolate Po-2019 chromosome 8, ASM3632096v1, whole genome shotgun sequence genome includes the window TGGCTCACGTACTGTCCTATGTGGGCAGTGGCTCACGTACTGTCCTATGTGGACAGTGGCCCACGTACTGTCCCAGGTGGGCAGTGACTCACGTACTGTCCTATGTGGACAGTGGCTCACGTACTGTCCCAGGTGGGCAGTGACTCACGTACTGTCCTGTGTGGGTAGTGGCTTACGTACTGTTCTATGTAAGCAGTAGCTCACGTACTGTCCTATGTGGGTTGTGGCTCACGCACTGTCCTATGTGGGCAGTGGCTCACGTACTGTCCCAGGTGGGCAGTGGTTCACGTACTATCCTTTGTGGGCAGTGGCCCACGTACTGTCCCAGGTGGGCAATGACTCACATACTATCCTAGGTAGGCAGTGGCTCACGTACTGTCCTATGTGGGCAGTGATTCACATACTATCCTAGGTAGGCTGTGGCTCACGTACTGTCCTATGTGGACAGTGGCTCACGTACTGTCCTATGTGGACAGTGGTTCACACACTATCCTAGGTAGGCTGTGGCTCACGTACTGTCCTATGTGGACAGTGGCTCACGTACTGTCCTATGTGGACAGTGGTTCACACACTATCCTAGGTAGGCTGTGGCTCACGTACTGTCGCAGGTGAACAGTGGTTCACGTAACATCCCACCATTGCTTACCCTGGGATCGAACCGAGGATCTATCCAACTAGGAGATTGTTACACCACAAAAGTTTCtgaaataaatctttttttttgtttttgtttcgttttACCTCTGGCAAATTATAAAACTGAAACTATAGCAATTATATAAACAAGCGTAAGTTTTCTCTTTACCTTATGGTAGCGTACTGGTGGAAGATATGTTGTTTCTGTTTATAACTTTAATACCGAATTAATCTCTTCGTCAAGGAGGTGTACTAGGATGGTAACGACATTCAAAACCAGATCATATTTTCCCGCGTGGAAGGATTTCGTAACTTGTGTTTTGTGTTGGTCGCTGGGGAGGCCAGAGCGAGCAAGACGCGCGATGTGATTGGCTGATTCTCGCTCACGTGGCCAGAGGCAGGAGAATATATAGCCGTGCTGGGCGCTCTTGCCCGTCACTCTCCTTCCTTACTCGAGGCAAGTCACAACGGTCGTCTCCCACACTATAAGCAATGAGGTTCTCAAGTACGTGCTTTTGCCTCTTCGTTTTGCTGGAGGTCAGCCTGGCTGGGCTAGCAAGAGCCACCGATCCCTTGCCGTTAGACGGCCTCGGAGAAGCCTGCCCTTCCGACGCCAGCATTCATCCCTGTACGTGCGTTGTGGACGACCAGCTGAACGTGGACGTAGACTGTTCAGCCGTGACGAGTGAAGATGAGTTGAGAGAGATCTTCCAGAATAACTTCCCGTCCACCAACTGCCGCCGGCTGACTATTAACGAGAACCAGAACCTGAGGACCTTACGTGAAGGTGACCTGGGCACAGCCACCTTCCAGGAGATCTGGATCACCGAAGGAGTGCTGATGACGGTCCAGCCCAACGCTCTGTCGGGCAGTTTCGCAACGGCCAAATATCTCGTCTTCAACTATAACTCTTTACACGTATTTCCCTTTTCCCAGTTGTCATCCTTCACGAATCTTCTTTCCCTGGATCTGAGACACAACAAACTGAAAGGCTTCCCTCGCCTCAACTCTACAACACTGCAATCTCTGTACTTCACGAAGAACCCGTTGGGGAATCTACCCGTGGACGCCTTCGTCAACACTCCTGCCCTGAGTGACATCCAGCTCTCCCAGATCGGCATACATGATCTGGAATCAGGTATGAACTGCTTGACTTTGAGATTATGTGAATCTAGTACTTTACGTTCTCAATTTTCTTGAGTAATCAGGattcatgagaagaaaaagaacGAATTTAATCTTTTGATTATATCTGTgactagctcttttttttttttttttacccaagcCAAACAGAGATCGAACCATTATAAGCCAAGACATATTTTTTACGATAAAACTCGCTTTACAAAACACCAACACAACTTTGGAGTTGGTTGAAATGCTAAAGTTCATGAACAGATGACCCCTAGAGTCGAGGGACTGAACAAAGGAGCCACGTCATACGTACTCACAGGAAGTGCCATTTCCTCTGAACTCGTGACATTTGCGTCACCTCTAGTGAACATACTAGTGTCACATTAGGTTCCAACAGATCTCTCACTTTGGGCGGCATCTTTGTCCTTCTGCCTCCTGATCCCTGTGTTATTTCGACCTTCCTGTACAGGAATATATTCCGTTCTCGAGCGCCCTTGTTATATCTTTTGTCATATAGGCACATTAAAAGATCTCCAAGTGTGTTATGTCTTGCAGCGACATTCTCCGCTCTCAGTCATATTGTCTAGCAGAAACATTTCTTGGTTTCTTACAACTGAGTTATATCTATTGCTTTAGTCTCTAACATCTGCATCGCAGCTCATATCTTTCATGGAACATCATCTAATCTCCAACACTTATCCTTTACACTTGCCCCACAGCAACATCTTCAAGTCTCCAACACTGATGTTATACACTTGTCCCTCAAGAACATCAACTAGTCTCCAACAGTGATGTTATACACTTGTCCCTCAAGAACATCAACTAGTCTCCAACACTGATGTTATACACTTGTCCCTCAAGAACATCAACTAGTCCCCAACACTGATGTTATACACTTGTCCCTCAAGAACATCAACTAGTCCCCAACACTGATGTTATACACTTGTCCCTCAAGAACATCAACTAGTCTCCAACACTGATGTTATACACTTGTCCCTCAAGAACATCAACTAGTCTCCAACACTGACGCTATACACTTTGCCCCACAGGAACATTCTCTGGACTCCCAAACCTCAAGAGTGTGGCTCTGGGGGCCAACCACCTGACCAGCTTGAAAGAGAACAGTGTAGAGTTCGGCAACAGCAACGGTTTGGTGGATGTGGGTTACAACGACATCCACGATGTGGCAGCCAATGCTTTCCCAGGTGAGGAACGCCTTTAAGACTGGTTGATCCTAGACACCAGCTGCATCATACGTAGACCTTTGCtgtcacaaacacatacaacattTCCTTACACATGGACGCACGAGCACACACTGTGTGTATGCGTGTTAGAATATACACATCAAAgaatcccaggacccctttgaTGGGTtcttgcagcttcgaggctgctctCCACGCagaagcaggggaatgatggctTACTATGGTGCGATAGGGTACCTCGTGGAGACTCTACTTCTGTccactgatgatggtacaggtgagagtaaaagaagctaggtgaggaatgggaggtattttgggaagcagtggcggcatgtgcgagagatgcttgtggtatgcgtaaagtgagaggtgggcaggtgagtaAGAGTAGTGAGTAGCGGaatgaagttgctagtgaaagagaaaatggaggtaTATGGgctgtacttacagggaagggatgcatatgattgggagatgtataagagaaaggggtaggaggtcaagaggaaggtaaagggggtgaaaaagagggtaattgAAAGTTGCGGTAAGCGAGTATTAGTAGACCGGGAAGAATAAGAAATTTTGAAAGAGGGTTGATAGTGTGAGAACAAGAGAACTAATTGGAACGTCGTTGAATGGGACAAATGGGGAACGTTTAACGGGTACTGGTGAGGTGTGGAAGAGGTGGAATGATTATTGAATGCGTTTTATGTCACGGTGTTGCATCCACAGATCTGGCCATAACCAGAGTTTACGTAGAGCTTTTGTGTCCGCAGGTCTGATCAAGGGCTGGGtatacatccaccacaaccacctgacGGAGCTGAAGGAGAGCGCGTGGGGAACCCTGCTGAACAACGGTGGATACGTCGACCCATATGGTAAGTTCCTGGCCAGGTCTGGTCCTGTTTAGAGCGCCTCAGAACTTGGGTCTGTGGTGTTTGCTCGTCTCTCGTTTCTTCCTAAATGGCACTGGGCTCTGATCACCAAGTTTTCCTCGTCTATATTTTCTTTCCCTATAATCTCTGTACTTATATCCACTGATCGGTTTATATCCGCATTTGCACATTTGTTGACGGATCTCCCTAGCTCCGCGTCAGCAGAAGTGTCCCTCAGGGCTCTGTCTTGTCTTCTATACTCCTCCTCCTATTTACTGACGATTTCCTTGCATTAATGCATAACTTGCTTCACTCGCAAGTTCACGACACACCACAACATTCCCCCACTTCTTTCAACCCTCTCCCGCCGCCCCAACCCCCTTCCATCTCGTCAACGAAAACGTATGCTACACGAATTGAACGCTTACGAAATTTGGTTTCTTCAGATCTCTCTTTCTAGAATTCGTGGTAACTTTCGTCTCTCCTCTGACGGCTCCACAGCTCTAACACTCATCACAGCTTACTATCATCGTAAAATCTCATCTGACTTGGAAACTCCATATTCTACAGATAGCCGAGAATGTATCTTAAAGAGACTAGGAGTCCTGTCCCTATATCGAAGATTCGTCATTCTTGCAGAACACTTAATTTGATTTATACAACGCATCACTTGGTCCTTGTATGTGGTCCTGCTCTTACATGAGGGACGGATCTAGCAGTACAAGGTTACGAGGCAGTCGAGTTTACAGTAGTGCAGTTTATCACTTCTCCTAGTCCAGCCTCACAGCGGTACCCACTGGTGGTTGTCTGACCTTCATCTGTGCATATTTCCTCGGTGTCTGCTTTCGAAAACTTGCAGCTTACGTgcctccatcatcactatctaGTAAGAATCATTTCGGGGTAATGATAGCAGAGCTAAAGCTGTCTTTCCTTAGTTGTAGCCTAATAATTCTCTTGCTCTTCAGGGGTATTGATACCAGAGTTGAAGCTGTCTTTCCTTGGTTGTATTGGTTGTAGTCTGATGATTCCATTGCTTTTCAGATAACCCTCTTCATTGCGGCTGTGACATTGCCTGGCTCGTCCGAAACTCTACCCTCATGGGTGAGGTTGACACCTACACCACTTGTGCTAATGGGGTAAACCTGAGGGATCTCAATCCTGTTGACTACGAGGACTGTTGATCGGGACGACTCTTGCTGAATGCTTCGACCCCCTACTGATGAACTTCACTACTCTTAGTGACCCACAACTGATGAACTGCACGGACCCTACCAACCACTGCCGAACGCCAAAAACTGCCACTGGTCCCCACCACTGCTCAACACAACAAACATTCGACCAGAGTTGATAACCAGTGTGAAACACCATGAATACTGTTAACGAAGAGTATTGACCAATTCTACATCCCTAGAACTCGAATGACCAACGATTACCCAAGTATTATTGTCCAAGATGACTAAGTGTGGGTCATGACAAGTATATATGTTGATTACAGTTATCTATGTTGAGGGAAGTGGCTGTATACTGACTGGGCATCAGATGTTAACTCTTCTTTGtcattcactctcctgcattcCTTGTTGCTCCTCACATCTCTTGTGTCTTCAACCTGTTTGTTACACTTGTCCGCCGGCGAAGAAGTGGTGGAAGCTTAGGACATAAAGGAATTCAAGAGACataagagagattgagtgagaggaTCTCATGAGTATGGGCCCTCTCCTCtgtgtgcacggtgtgtgtgtgtgtgtgtgtgtgtgtgtcatgagtaaTAAGTTCAAGtggtaaatgaaaagaaaaacttgGATTTCAGTTCCATTTACCCCTAAATAGATTTGTTCACCTGGTTAATGAGATAAATGGATTTTGAAtaaacaatatcaacatattCCAACAAGTCTTGTGTATCACTTACTCCCTatgtggacatgtacgtatagCTTTACCAGTTCAACATACAACAGACTCTCGCAGACTGATTATGATACGTAAACCATGGTGTGGTGCATTATCAATAGGTGGATGAATTACAATGGAAATATAAAAGTTTAAAGATGTTTCTCTGTAAGAAAGCTGGTTATAGATAAGCCCTCATATCTACATGTGCCAAAATGCAGTGCCTAAACATCATTAGAGAAAACAgggcttcacaagccctggttcagtccagtgacaacacgtcgaACCGTGTATGCCACatatttccaattcactcaatcccgtgcacgtctttcaccctcccgaatgatcgctaaaaatctttttcgcaccatccttccacctccaattgggtttccccgttttccttgttctctccacctgagGTTGTTCGAGAAGGATTTCTCTATGGCCCAACTGGCTCTTAAACGGCCGGATGCTACGGGGACAACGTAGCCGTCGACTGGCGTAGGGCTACGACGCACACACATTGACCTTTAGACACACGAGGGTGTCGCTTACCGTCAGCCACAGCCCAAAGTGTTCTCTCAATTCCCCCTGGTCATGACCCGGTTCGTTTCAGCCACAGGTTCACAATAGCTACGGAGGTTTCGCTACACcgatgtggtggagtggtgttagTCAGGTCTCTCAACAATGGCCAAAAGGGCGACCCTGTCAGAAGGACGCAGTCTCCGATATAGCATCAAGCTCGTTGCTTCATGAGAGACACAAATCTTTTCACCACTACGAGGCGACTGCATATGGAGGCCTCCCATATATGGTGCTCTTCCACACCTGCAAAGTTATTCTATGCTGAGacgcatgtaatatatatatatatatatatatatatatatatatatatatatatatatatatatatatatatatatatatatatatattaggctgaGACAAAGTGCAGAGGAATTCTATAACACAAATTCGTATAGCTGAAACTGGAGGAAAAAAACACTGCCTTCACCTCTCTTATACTTCAGTAACTTTTGCCTTACGGTATCCAAATGCACTAACATGTGTGTGGATTGCACGCAAGGCGATTGTATAAAGACTATGTTTAGCCCCGTATAAACAAGTCTACCATCTGAGTAAACGCCAGATGTATCTACGGAAAAATATTACCTTCCATAACTGGATAAAGGTAAATCCTAATAATGCGGGTATATGATCACAGTTAACACCCTGGATCTTCCACACAGACCTAATCCCTGCAAAGGACTATGGTCTATCACACTGAGAGACGCAGTATGATCTGTGCGCACACAAAAAAGAATCTTACGTATTCCTCAAAGGTAAACAGGGATCTGAAATGATAATCAAGGTATAATATCAAAACAACGATGAAtcaacatggtatatatatatagatattccaGAGTTGTATTCCAGTTTTCTGAGACAGTATAAATTATTTTTGTTCTTGTTATTATTTGTACGCAGGTTGGGTGTAATGACTGACGCTGGACATCCATCATCCGTCTACCTTTGActtcgtctttttttcttctctcctcctctctctctctctctctcttctcttcttctctctctctctttcttctgcgTCCTCACTTTACCCAAACTGGCTCGTTTCTCCAAGGCTGAAGAGACATCTTTGGGATGAGGTCTCCAACCTTACAAAGAGCACGCATGTTCCTGTAGGGGATTTGAGGCAGTCATTAAGATCAGGGGGGATATTGAACCCTCATGTTATCACATCATGGTCTcactctttgtttcctccacaaTGGCTCGAAATTCAGAAATATTTCTAACTTCGAAAGAAGTTCAAAGTCTCATTAACCTGAGAAGTTGGCTCAGGGTGTGGTATGATAGGTGAAGTTTGGCTAATTTCACCCTTCGCAGGATGTTGAGAAGCATGTAAACCTGCATTTGTATAGGCAAACCTGTCCATGATCGTGTGTTCTCACCCGAAagaaatggtgttttgaaatcttTAAACGGAAACCTCCTTCTTACAAGAGGTTTCtctgaggaaaaggaggaaagaatacttctgtgtgtgtgtgtgtatgtgtgtgtgtgtgtgtgtgtgtgtgtgtgtgtgtgtgtgtgtgtgtgtgtctgtgtgtgtgtaataagtaaACCTAATTATCTCTTACATCTTATGCAGAATAACCCAAGAGACCAAAACCCTTAACACTTAATGTGTGGAGTTAAAAAGTTTGTCATGTGCCTTAACCAAAGTTTTTCacacacaattcccactgtctcCCAGGTATACAAGTCCCACCTTCTTCCATGTAACTGTGCTCACATCTTCAAGAGACAATACTACAGGCGAGATATGGAGCTCTGAGACCTGCTGGTCTATCCCTTCCCACGGAGGAGTCTGGCTGAGCATACCGCAGATTTCGTTTCCTACTTTACTCTCTTCCCTTTTATCTTCCATGACCGTGCGGCCAACCGTTTGTCTTCACTGTGGGCATCTGAGCGAGACAGCGGTAACTCCAGACCTGCCCAGGGCAGCCGCTCACACTACATTTAGCGAGTAGGCATCAAGTAGTGACTCACTGGGACACGTATTTGGGGTGTATGTGGTATTAGAACTATCCCAAACACCCGAGGAAGGTGTTAAATGGTTTCTCGGTTGGTGGATTTAGCTTCGCGTTGACGGTCTTGATTACCCTAGCCACTGATGGAGCCTgcagaccaaccaaccaaccacagatGCTGTGGTTGGTTGTATAATGGGCCCGTCTATACGGCAGAAGGGAAGGGGTTACCCTTCAGGCGATAACCTGAACGTGAGAGGAACAGTTATCTAGCTGACTGATCCAGCTGAGTGCTTTAGTGTGAAGGGAATAGTTTCCAGTTAATTGATCTGAGTGATAACTTCCACGTGACGGAGACAGTCTTCGTTAAATGACTGGCTTCCGTATGAAGGAGACAGCCTTCGTTAAATGACTGGCTTCCATGTGAAGGAGACAGCCTTCGTTAAATGATTGGCTTCCACATGAAGGAGACAGTCTTCGTTAAATGACTGGCTTCCACGTGAAGGAGACAGCCTTCGTTAAATGACTGGCTTCCATGTGAAGGAGCCAGTCTTCGTTAAATGACTGGCTTCCATGTGAAGGAGACAGCCTTCGTTAAATGACTGGCTTCCATGTGAAGGAGACAGCCTTCGTTAAATGATTGGCTTCCACATGAAGGAGACAGCCTTCGTTAAATGACTGGCTTCCACGTGAAGGAGACAGCCTTCGTTAAATGACTGGCTTCCATGTGAAGGAGACAGCCTTCGTTAAATGACTGGCTTCCACGTGAAGGAGACAGTTTCTAGGTTATCAATCCGGATGATTAGTTTAATATGAAAGGGATCGTCCCAGGAAACTGTCCGTAGTGTAACAGATGGTTTACGTCGACTCAACCCAGCTAGTGACTTCAACGGGGCAGGGGTTGGTCTACAGCTAATGATCAGGGTAATAACTTTAGATGTGAATGAATTGGTGCAGGTATACAGAGTAGGAGGAATAACTCACGACAGATCAAAAGAAATCCATGAACTGAAAGGTTTTAGCCCTTCGTGctaacatctttctttcatacatgatcactcttatttttttctttttaaacctccCAGACTGAAGACTGAAGATCTGATCTGGGAAAAAAGTGTCCAATGTTCAAGTGACTGACGAAATATGCGTTCCAAAATCGCTACTGTCCTAAAAAATGTAATCACAGTTACTCATAAAAAATGCAGTTACAGTTGTCCTAAAAAGTAATCACAGTTTACCTAAAAAGTAATCACAGTTGTCCTACGAAAAAAACAGTCGGGAAGTCTTTCATACTTACGCAAGGTGAGCCTGAACGAAGGCAAGAGGCTGCATCATCTCCAGGTTATCCGAGTTGTCGCACATGATCCTGCCCAAGCTAGTCTTCCTGATCTGCTCCAACTGGGCTTCTGAGAAGGACGACTCCAGCCCACCATTCTCATAGTAGAACCTATCACCCAGCTGTCCAGACAAAGAGGTCATTTAGATTCCAGCAAGACTCAGCCAGCGAGGCGGGAATGAACGACACAAAACGACACCTGGAAGACAACCTGAAAATGAAATAAGTTAACTGGTTTGGCCGGTTTGGGCGTGGGTGACCGTCAACACACGAGAGGATCTGgaaatttatctttcttttagcttgggggagggaggtccGAGGGATCATACTCCTCAGTCAGTTTCTTTAGATTTCGCGCCATATTTCCCCCCGGCATTCTTGCGAGTGATATAATCAGTATTTTGCGCCATCTCAGACTCCAATGCCGGTGGAGCATACAGCAGGCGCCTCTGAAGGATAACGAAGCATCACAAGAGTGACGATAAAAATCTCCAGAGTGTTTATTGAACGCGTTGTGAGATGAACCTCAACTTCGGGAGAGTCTCGGAAGCTCCATGAGTGTTGACATGATTGGATATGATGACCATCCGACGACAGGTGGGAAGATGTATATGATTCATCACACGTCTGTGGCATGATTTATATCAGCACTGAGCTCACACTATTACTAATACCCTCAGGCGCTCTTTGAGCTATGCCTTTCTTGTTTAATCTAAGGAAAATCGACTGGTAAAGAGATGGTGTTAATTTTCtggctattattttttttcctctgtccacacgcatacacacacacacacacacacacacacacacacacacacgcactacagTCACGTCCAGCAACCTGTCGTATGTTTCGAACATAGTCTTTACAACCATTTGTTTTCGTTACGTTCTCTTGCCATATGTTGGCAACAGCTGATGAAAAAATCAGATCCAAATGGCTCCCTGATTATGACGAAGATTCCTTTATAAATCTCAAGAAGCATTACCCTCTGTATCCTAGTGAACAAGAGGAACATTATGCATAACTCTGTTGACGTGGACGTACGAAAATGTATCAGctcacacataaatacatatgaatacataagCAATTCATGACGAAGTCAGAGGTCAAGTTATGGATACGTACCCTGAGACGCGCGAACTGGTCTCCCACAATGCAGAGGAAAGTGTAGCCCAGAAGGGACCCCACTGTTGGAGTCTCCGCAATACCGCCGATGAACAGGTCGATGTCGTCCACATGTTGGTACAGTGTCTTCAGCTGGGTGATGacctggggagagggagagagagagggagcatgtCACTAGACGCCTGTAATGTAACATTCTCCTTGATCACCTTGGGGCGGGGGGAAAGAGAACATATCATTAAGAACCTATAATGTAATAATCTGGTTGATTAGCTGGGGTGCCTATTATGTGATAATCTGGTTGATTACCTTGGGGAGAGAAAAGACATAATACAAGAGGCCTACAAGTGTTTATGTGGCTGATTACCTCAGGGAAAGAGAACCCCTCACCAGACGTCTATAACGTACTAATCTTCCACAGACGTTTACCTGACCCAAATTATCAAAGCATCAAAGACCATGGTTTCGAGTCCTTCAATGGCGCCTTTCAAGGGTCGAATTTCAGTCAAGTCTTCGTGTTCATAAGCTGGCAGTGTGGGAGGCTATAAGAACAGGTCCAGGAAATTACAGGCGAGGTACCTGCGCACGCAATGGTGACTCATATTCGCAACCCGCTCATTAGAGA containing:
- the LOC139749909 gene encoding oplophorus-luciferin 2-monooxygenase non-catalytic subunit-like, yielding MRFSSTCFCLFVLLEVSLAGLARATDPLPLDGLGEACPSDASIHPCTCVVDDQLNVDVDCSAVTSEDELREIFQNNFPSTNCRRLTINENQNLRTLREGDLGTATFQEIWITEGVLMTVQPNALSGSFATAKYLVFNYNSLHVFPFSQLSSFTNLLSLDLRHNKLKGFPRLNSTTLQSLYFTKNPLGNLPVDAFVNTPALSDIQLSQIGIHDLESGTFSGLPNLKSVALGANHLTSLKENSVEFGNSNGLVDVGYNDIHDVAANAFPGLIKGWVYIHHNHLTELKESAWGTLLNNGGYVDPYDNPLHCGCDIAWLVRNSTLMGEVDTYTTCANGVNLRDLNPVDYEDC